Proteins encoded within one genomic window of Neodiprion fabricii isolate iyNeoFabr1 chromosome 6, iyNeoFabr1.1, whole genome shotgun sequence:
- the LOC124185604 gene encoding transmembrane protein 151B-like isoform X3: MNQEAEEQRPIPQTLCGALQKEANCKCLVLSVLIYGCLAAVTWCRCANVTKVVIDFLKYPITSTKHVSPCDDGYVYIPVAFMGMLYLVYLVECYHSPIRIDLLHARSQDSILTKLAQLKMAKATIWWKAISYHYVRRKRQITRYRNGDNYTTTQVYYERVNTHAATSFYFYGYCGVKDISKELLLDPKLPITKISLTKGFAFSNMRSATEFEEARSRFFAEQEHRDDYMEMREGLDLGYNFNPTSLVAVLGKPWFTNAYVYWSLSALLLSWPLRIIIECNTQYTDYQITKLFGVNYDAPTANGQPIHASSSQLSAPGSYMLVPSYSEALLMEPAPVPVRSGVSEEPATDMVPSYSEALLYERAYDLQGEVRVEQCPEAAGGSSGGGCECPCHGQVCEAGIPGGSNRSSMEVPEEAQDNCSVGNIGRPCSSCSEEPMSVGHPDPVPRLIGGGSSRGSAEALSQGSESTRAGPQEKPRHIPRENSEPNLRTSSDQLFCGSVPVFGRGAARLSLENILEHDETVESDFGTRAEALILEEDDDFDPRRIAGTSRGAIPKTLEAPAERPKKIPSSRTYFCIKSILKQHRRRYTLVTPEELQNLVGLEQNGDVASTSRGCNPQCCGAHWERIDVNSNTLENGMPRRGQQLFQGSLDSLSSGRLSEAPSMHKRDSSRTLIFASPIQEICPSDPFGGRTLVPSENPPDYEDALDLPVLSRLKRSFTERETRTPGAGVRKHHRTFSIEPEYLFSGNRGVERRCQGDGMPYDVVIPVQNSRVIMPSQYRRTVSEDGASGSSGCCREQEPESGGRLSRLTRSLTERTSSRRNGDRDFRRSLTDRIEFSRNRPGSRKVNINMETSL, encoded by the exons ATGAACCAGGAAGCTGAAGAG CAGCGGCCAATACCGCAGACGCTTTGCGGCGCCCTACAGAAAGAAGCAAACTGCAAGTGTCTGGTCTTGTCAGTTTTGATATACGGATGTTTAGCGGCTGTGACCTGGTGCAGATGCGCGAACGTTACGAAG GTTGTTATTGACTTTTTGAAGTACCCGATTACTAGTACAAAACACGTCTCGCCATGCGACGACGGCTACGTTTACATACCG GTGGCATTCATGGGCATGCTGTACCTCGTCTACTTGGTCGAGTGTTACCACTCGCCGATAAGGATCGACCTTTTGCACGCGAGGAGCCAGGACAGCATACTCACGAAATTAGCACAGCTCAAGATGGCCAAGGCGACGATATGGTGGAAGGCGATATCTTATCACTACGTCCGCAGGAAACGCCAGATAACGAGGTACAGGAACGGTGACAACTACACCACGACTCAG GTCTATTACGAGAGGGTGAACACCCACGCTGCAACCTCGTTTTACTTCTACGGTTACTGCGGCGTCAAGGACATCAGCAAGGAGTTACTCCTGGACCCGAAATTGCCGATAACGAAAATATCCCTTACGAAGGGGTTCGCCTTTTCGAACATGAGGTCAGCGACCGAATTCGAGGAGGCGAGGTCGAGATTCTTCGCTGAACAG GAGCACAGGGACGACTACATGGAGATGCGGGAGGGCCTGGATCTGGGCTACAACTTCAACCCAACCTCCCTTGTTGCTGTCCTCGGAAAACCCTGGTTCACAAACGCTTACGTCTACTGGAGTCTGAGCGCCCTTCTCCTCAGCTGGCCCTTAAGGATCATCATCGAGTGCAACACGCAGTACACCGATTACCAA ATCACAAAACTCTTTGGCGTCAACTACGACGCACCGACCGCAAACGGACAACCGATTCACGCTTCGTCGAGCCAGCTCAGCGCTCCTGGTTCGTACATGCTGGTTCCGAGCTACAGCGAGGCTCTGCTGATGGAACCGGCACCGGTTCCGGTTCGTTCCGGAGTCAGCGAGGAGCCTGCAACAGACATGGTGCCCAGCTACTCGGAGGCGCTACTGTACGAGAGGGCGTACGACCTCCAGGGTGAAGTGAGGGTCGAGCAGTGCCCGGAGGCGGCTGGCGGTTCCTCGGGAGGAGGCTGCGAGTGTCCGTGTCACGGACAAGTTTGCGAGGCGGGGATTCCCGGCGGGAGCAACCGAAGCTCGATGGAGGTGCCGGAGGAGGCGCAGGACAACTGCTCGGTCGGTAATATCGGCAGGCCCTGTTCGAGCTGCAGCGAGGAGCCGATGAGCGTCGGGCATCCGGATCCCGTGCCCAGGCTGATCGGCGGAGGGTCGAGTCGCGGCTCGGCCGAGGCGCTGAGCCAAGGTTCGGAATCGACAAGAGCGGGCCCGCAGGAGAAGCCGCGGCATATCCCGAGGGAGAACTCGGAACCGAACCTAAGGACGAGCTCCGACCAGCTCTTCTGCGGTAGTGTTCCAGTCTTTGGTCGCGGGGCGGCGCGGCTCAGCCTGGAGAACATCCTCGAGCACGATGAGACCGTTGAGTCGGACTTCGGCACCCGGGCTGAGGCCCTGATCCTTGAGGAGGATGACGATTTCGACCCGAGACGTATCGCCGGTACGAGTCGCGGCGCGATTCCGAAAACCCTCGAAGCCCCCGCTGAGCGCCCGAAAAAGATACCCAGCTCCAGGACCTACTTCTGCATCAAGTCCATCCTCAAGCAGCACCGTCGGCGATACACTCTCGTCACACCCGAGGAACTCCAGAACCTCGTTGGCCTCGAGCAGAACGGCGATGTCGCATCTACCAGCCGCGGATGCAACCCTCAATGCTGCGGCGCTCATTGGGAGAGGATCGACGTCAACTCCAACACCCTGGAGAATGGCATGCCGCGCAGGGGGCAGCAGCTATTTCAGGGCAGCCTCGACAGCCTCAGTTCAGGACGCCTCAGCGAGGCCCCATCTATGCACAAACGGGACAGCTCGCGTACCCTTATTTTCGCCAGTCCCATTCAGGAGATATGCCCCAGCGATCCGTTCGGCGGAAGGACCTTAGTGCCCAGCGAAAATCCACCGGACTACGAGGATGCCCTGGATCTTCCTGTTCtctccagactcaagcg GTCCTTCACGGAGCGTGAGACGCGAACCCCGGGGGCCGGGGTCCGGAAACACCATCGTACGTTCAGCATAGAGCCGGAGTACTTATTCTCGGGGAACCGGGGAGTCGAGAGGCGCTGTCAGGGTGACGGAATGCCCTACGACGTAGTAATCCCGGTACAGAATAGCAGAGTCATAATGCCGAGTCAGTATCGGCGGACAGTTTCGGAGGACGGAGCTTCCGGTTCGAGCGGTTGCTGCCGGGAGCAAGAGCCGGAATCCGGGGGCCGTCTTTCGAGGCTGACGCGTTCCCTGACGGAGAGAACGTCGTCGAGGAGAAACGGGGATCGTGACTTCCGGAGGAGCCTGACGGACAGGATCGAGTTTTCGAGGAATCGTCCAGGGAGCAGAAAGGTCAATATAAACATGGAAACCTCTTTATAA
- the LOC124185604 gene encoding transmembrane protein 151B-like isoform X2, translating into MFLKIFVIDPLQQRPIPQTLCGALQKEANCKCLVLSVLIYGCLAAVTWCRCANVTKVVIDFLKYPITSTKHVSPCDDGYVYIPVAFMGMLYLVYLVECYHSPIRIDLLHARSQDSILTKLAQLKMAKATIWWKAISYHYVRRKRQITRYRNGDNYTTTQVYYERVNTHAATSFYFYGYCGVKDISKELLLDPKLPITKISLTKGFAFSNMRSATEFEEARSRFFAEQEHRDDYMEMREGLDLGYNFNPTSLVAVLGKPWFTNAYVYWSLSALLLSWPLRIIIECNTQYTDYQITKLFGVNYDAPTANGQPIHASSSQLSAPGSYMLVPSYSEALLMEPAPVPVRSGVSEEPATDMVPSYSEALLYERAYDLQGEVRVEQCPEAAGGSSGGGCECPCHGQVCEAGIPGGSNRSSMEVPEEAQDNCSVGNIGRPCSSCSEEPMSVGHPDPVPRLIGGGSSRGSAEALSQGSESTRAGPQEKPRHIPRENSEPNLRTSSDQLFCGSVPVFGRGAARLSLENILEHDETVESDFGTRAEALILEEDDDFDPRRIAGTSRGAIPKTLEAPAERPKKIPSSRTYFCIKSILKQHRRRYTLVTPEELQNLVGLEQNGDVASTSRGCNPQCCGAHWERIDVNSNTLENGMPRRGQQLFQGSLDSLSSGRLSEAPSMHKRDSSRTLIFASPIQEICPSDPFGGRTLVPSENPPDYEDALDLPVLSRLKRSFTERETRTPGAGVRKHHRTFSIEPEYLFSGNRGVERRCQGDGMPYDVVIPVQNSRVIMPSQYRRTVSEDGASGSSGCCREQEPESGGRLSRLTRSLTERTSSRRNGDRDFRRSLTDRIEFSRNRPGSRKVNINMETSL; encoded by the exons AtgttcttaaaaatttttgtgattgACCCACTGCAGCAGCGGCCAATACCGCAGACGCTTTGCGGCGCCCTACAGAAAGAAGCAAACTGCAAGTGTCTGGTCTTGTCAGTTTTGATATACGGATGTTTAGCGGCTGTGACCTGGTGCAGATGCGCGAACGTTACGAAG GTTGTTATTGACTTTTTGAAGTACCCGATTACTAGTACAAAACACGTCTCGCCATGCGACGACGGCTACGTTTACATACCG GTGGCATTCATGGGCATGCTGTACCTCGTCTACTTGGTCGAGTGTTACCACTCGCCGATAAGGATCGACCTTTTGCACGCGAGGAGCCAGGACAGCATACTCACGAAATTAGCACAGCTCAAGATGGCCAAGGCGACGATATGGTGGAAGGCGATATCTTATCACTACGTCCGCAGGAAACGCCAGATAACGAGGTACAGGAACGGTGACAACTACACCACGACTCAG GTCTATTACGAGAGGGTGAACACCCACGCTGCAACCTCGTTTTACTTCTACGGTTACTGCGGCGTCAAGGACATCAGCAAGGAGTTACTCCTGGACCCGAAATTGCCGATAACGAAAATATCCCTTACGAAGGGGTTCGCCTTTTCGAACATGAGGTCAGCGACCGAATTCGAGGAGGCGAGGTCGAGATTCTTCGCTGAACAG GAGCACAGGGACGACTACATGGAGATGCGGGAGGGCCTGGATCTGGGCTACAACTTCAACCCAACCTCCCTTGTTGCTGTCCTCGGAAAACCCTGGTTCACAAACGCTTACGTCTACTGGAGTCTGAGCGCCCTTCTCCTCAGCTGGCCCTTAAGGATCATCATCGAGTGCAACACGCAGTACACCGATTACCAA ATCACAAAACTCTTTGGCGTCAACTACGACGCACCGACCGCAAACGGACAACCGATTCACGCTTCGTCGAGCCAGCTCAGCGCTCCTGGTTCGTACATGCTGGTTCCGAGCTACAGCGAGGCTCTGCTGATGGAACCGGCACCGGTTCCGGTTCGTTCCGGAGTCAGCGAGGAGCCTGCAACAGACATGGTGCCCAGCTACTCGGAGGCGCTACTGTACGAGAGGGCGTACGACCTCCAGGGTGAAGTGAGGGTCGAGCAGTGCCCGGAGGCGGCTGGCGGTTCCTCGGGAGGAGGCTGCGAGTGTCCGTGTCACGGACAAGTTTGCGAGGCGGGGATTCCCGGCGGGAGCAACCGAAGCTCGATGGAGGTGCCGGAGGAGGCGCAGGACAACTGCTCGGTCGGTAATATCGGCAGGCCCTGTTCGAGCTGCAGCGAGGAGCCGATGAGCGTCGGGCATCCGGATCCCGTGCCCAGGCTGATCGGCGGAGGGTCGAGTCGCGGCTCGGCCGAGGCGCTGAGCCAAGGTTCGGAATCGACAAGAGCGGGCCCGCAGGAGAAGCCGCGGCATATCCCGAGGGAGAACTCGGAACCGAACCTAAGGACGAGCTCCGACCAGCTCTTCTGCGGTAGTGTTCCAGTCTTTGGTCGCGGGGCGGCGCGGCTCAGCCTGGAGAACATCCTCGAGCACGATGAGACCGTTGAGTCGGACTTCGGCACCCGGGCTGAGGCCCTGATCCTTGAGGAGGATGACGATTTCGACCCGAGACGTATCGCCGGTACGAGTCGCGGCGCGATTCCGAAAACCCTCGAAGCCCCCGCTGAGCGCCCGAAAAAGATACCCAGCTCCAGGACCTACTTCTGCATCAAGTCCATCCTCAAGCAGCACCGTCGGCGATACACTCTCGTCACACCCGAGGAACTCCAGAACCTCGTTGGCCTCGAGCAGAACGGCGATGTCGCATCTACCAGCCGCGGATGCAACCCTCAATGCTGCGGCGCTCATTGGGAGAGGATCGACGTCAACTCCAACACCCTGGAGAATGGCATGCCGCGCAGGGGGCAGCAGCTATTTCAGGGCAGCCTCGACAGCCTCAGTTCAGGACGCCTCAGCGAGGCCCCATCTATGCACAAACGGGACAGCTCGCGTACCCTTATTTTCGCCAGTCCCATTCAGGAGATATGCCCCAGCGATCCGTTCGGCGGAAGGACCTTAGTGCCCAGCGAAAATCCACCGGACTACGAGGATGCCCTGGATCTTCCTGTTCtctccagactcaagcg GTCCTTCACGGAGCGTGAGACGCGAACCCCGGGGGCCGGGGTCCGGAAACACCATCGTACGTTCAGCATAGAGCCGGAGTACTTATTCTCGGGGAACCGGGGAGTCGAGAGGCGCTGTCAGGGTGACGGAATGCCCTACGACGTAGTAATCCCGGTACAGAATAGCAGAGTCATAATGCCGAGTCAGTATCGGCGGACAGTTTCGGAGGACGGAGCTTCCGGTTCGAGCGGTTGCTGCCGGGAGCAAGAGCCGGAATCCGGGGGCCGTCTTTCGAGGCTGACGCGTTCCCTGACGGAGAGAACGTCGTCGAGGAGAAACGGGGATCGTGACTTCCGGAGGAGCCTGACGGACAGGATCGAGTTTTCGAGGAATCGTCCAGGGAGCAGAAAGGTCAATATAAACATGGAAACCTCTTTATAA
- the LOC124185604 gene encoding uncharacterized protein LOC124185604 isoform X4: MFLKIFVIDPLQQRPIPQTLCGALQKEANCKCLVLSVLIYGCLAAVTWCRCANVTKVAFMGMLYLVYLVECYHSPIRIDLLHARSQDSILTKLAQLKMAKATIWWKAISYHYVRRKRQITRYRNGDNYTTTQVYYERVNTHAATSFYFYGYCGVKDISKELLLDPKLPITKISLTKGFAFSNMRSATEFEEARSRFFAEQEHRDDYMEMREGLDLGYNFNPTSLVAVLGKPWFTNAYVYWSLSALLLSWPLRIIIECNTQYTDYQITKLFGVNYDAPTANGQPIHASSSQLSAPGSYMLVPSYSEALLMEPAPVPVRSGVSEEPATDMVPSYSEALLYERAYDLQGEVRVEQCPEAAGGSSGGGCECPCHGQVCEAGIPGGSNRSSMEVPEEAQDNCSVGNIGRPCSSCSEEPMSVGHPDPVPRLIGGGSSRGSAEALSQGSESTRAGPQEKPRHIPRENSEPNLRTSSDQLFCGSVPVFGRGAARLSLENILEHDETVESDFGTRAEALILEEDDDFDPRRIAGTSRGAIPKTLEAPAERPKKIPSSRTYFCIKSILKQHRRRYTLVTPEELQNLVGLEQNGDVASTSRGCNPQCCGAHWERIDVNSNTLENGMPRRGQQLFQGSLDSLSSGRLSEAPSMHKRDSSRTLIFASPIQEICPSDPFGGRTLVPSENPPDYEDALDLPVLSRLKRSFTERETRTPGAGVRKHHRTFSIEPEYLFSGNRGVERRCQGDGMPYDVVIPVQNSRVIMPSQYRRTVSEDGASGSSGCCREQEPESGGRLSRLTRSLTERTSSRRNGDRDFRRSLTDRIEFSRNRPGSRKVNINMETSL; the protein is encoded by the exons AtgttcttaaaaatttttgtgattgACCCACTGCAGCAGCGGCCAATACCGCAGACGCTTTGCGGCGCCCTACAGAAAGAAGCAAACTGCAAGTGTCTGGTCTTGTCAGTTTTGATATACGGATGTTTAGCGGCTGTGACCTGGTGCAGATGCGCGAACGTTACGAAG GTGGCATTCATGGGCATGCTGTACCTCGTCTACTTGGTCGAGTGTTACCACTCGCCGATAAGGATCGACCTTTTGCACGCGAGGAGCCAGGACAGCATACTCACGAAATTAGCACAGCTCAAGATGGCCAAGGCGACGATATGGTGGAAGGCGATATCTTATCACTACGTCCGCAGGAAACGCCAGATAACGAGGTACAGGAACGGTGACAACTACACCACGACTCAG GTCTATTACGAGAGGGTGAACACCCACGCTGCAACCTCGTTTTACTTCTACGGTTACTGCGGCGTCAAGGACATCAGCAAGGAGTTACTCCTGGACCCGAAATTGCCGATAACGAAAATATCCCTTACGAAGGGGTTCGCCTTTTCGAACATGAGGTCAGCGACCGAATTCGAGGAGGCGAGGTCGAGATTCTTCGCTGAACAG GAGCACAGGGACGACTACATGGAGATGCGGGAGGGCCTGGATCTGGGCTACAACTTCAACCCAACCTCCCTTGTTGCTGTCCTCGGAAAACCCTGGTTCACAAACGCTTACGTCTACTGGAGTCTGAGCGCCCTTCTCCTCAGCTGGCCCTTAAGGATCATCATCGAGTGCAACACGCAGTACACCGATTACCAA ATCACAAAACTCTTTGGCGTCAACTACGACGCACCGACCGCAAACGGACAACCGATTCACGCTTCGTCGAGCCAGCTCAGCGCTCCTGGTTCGTACATGCTGGTTCCGAGCTACAGCGAGGCTCTGCTGATGGAACCGGCACCGGTTCCGGTTCGTTCCGGAGTCAGCGAGGAGCCTGCAACAGACATGGTGCCCAGCTACTCGGAGGCGCTACTGTACGAGAGGGCGTACGACCTCCAGGGTGAAGTGAGGGTCGAGCAGTGCCCGGAGGCGGCTGGCGGTTCCTCGGGAGGAGGCTGCGAGTGTCCGTGTCACGGACAAGTTTGCGAGGCGGGGATTCCCGGCGGGAGCAACCGAAGCTCGATGGAGGTGCCGGAGGAGGCGCAGGACAACTGCTCGGTCGGTAATATCGGCAGGCCCTGTTCGAGCTGCAGCGAGGAGCCGATGAGCGTCGGGCATCCGGATCCCGTGCCCAGGCTGATCGGCGGAGGGTCGAGTCGCGGCTCGGCCGAGGCGCTGAGCCAAGGTTCGGAATCGACAAGAGCGGGCCCGCAGGAGAAGCCGCGGCATATCCCGAGGGAGAACTCGGAACCGAACCTAAGGACGAGCTCCGACCAGCTCTTCTGCGGTAGTGTTCCAGTCTTTGGTCGCGGGGCGGCGCGGCTCAGCCTGGAGAACATCCTCGAGCACGATGAGACCGTTGAGTCGGACTTCGGCACCCGGGCTGAGGCCCTGATCCTTGAGGAGGATGACGATTTCGACCCGAGACGTATCGCCGGTACGAGTCGCGGCGCGATTCCGAAAACCCTCGAAGCCCCCGCTGAGCGCCCGAAAAAGATACCCAGCTCCAGGACCTACTTCTGCATCAAGTCCATCCTCAAGCAGCACCGTCGGCGATACACTCTCGTCACACCCGAGGAACTCCAGAACCTCGTTGGCCTCGAGCAGAACGGCGATGTCGCATCTACCAGCCGCGGATGCAACCCTCAATGCTGCGGCGCTCATTGGGAGAGGATCGACGTCAACTCCAACACCCTGGAGAATGGCATGCCGCGCAGGGGGCAGCAGCTATTTCAGGGCAGCCTCGACAGCCTCAGTTCAGGACGCCTCAGCGAGGCCCCATCTATGCACAAACGGGACAGCTCGCGTACCCTTATTTTCGCCAGTCCCATTCAGGAGATATGCCCCAGCGATCCGTTCGGCGGAAGGACCTTAGTGCCCAGCGAAAATCCACCGGACTACGAGGATGCCCTGGATCTTCCTGTTCtctccagactcaagcg GTCCTTCACGGAGCGTGAGACGCGAACCCCGGGGGCCGGGGTCCGGAAACACCATCGTACGTTCAGCATAGAGCCGGAGTACTTATTCTCGGGGAACCGGGGAGTCGAGAGGCGCTGTCAGGGTGACGGAATGCCCTACGACGTAGTAATCCCGGTACAGAATAGCAGAGTCATAATGCCGAGTCAGTATCGGCGGACAGTTTCGGAGGACGGAGCTTCCGGTTCGAGCGGTTGCTGCCGGGAGCAAGAGCCGGAATCCGGGGGCCGTCTTTCGAGGCTGACGCGTTCCCTGACGGAGAGAACGTCGTCGAGGAGAAACGGGGATCGTGACTTCCGGAGGAGCCTGACGGACAGGATCGAGTTTTCGAGGAATCGTCCAGGGAGCAGAAAGGTCAATATAAACATGGAAACCTCTTTATAA
- the LOC124185604 gene encoding uncharacterized protein LOC124185604 isoform X1: MRFAQIIRIFNKCNFRNLSLTEFTKQSCSLKTIYKNKTRFLLTVHRNSLTFPNRRNSSHCLTRIPSIDRIITNKYYFLFQVVIDFLKYPITSTKHVSPCDDGYVYIPVAFMGMLYLVYLVECYHSPIRIDLLHARSQDSILTKLAQLKMAKATIWWKAISYHYVRRKRQITRYRNGDNYTTTQVYYERVNTHAATSFYFYGYCGVKDISKELLLDPKLPITKISLTKGFAFSNMRSATEFEEARSRFFAEQEHRDDYMEMREGLDLGYNFNPTSLVAVLGKPWFTNAYVYWSLSALLLSWPLRIIIECNTQYTDYQITKLFGVNYDAPTANGQPIHASSSQLSAPGSYMLVPSYSEALLMEPAPVPVRSGVSEEPATDMVPSYSEALLYERAYDLQGEVRVEQCPEAAGGSSGGGCECPCHGQVCEAGIPGGSNRSSMEVPEEAQDNCSVGNIGRPCSSCSEEPMSVGHPDPVPRLIGGGSSRGSAEALSQGSESTRAGPQEKPRHIPRENSEPNLRTSSDQLFCGSVPVFGRGAARLSLENILEHDETVESDFGTRAEALILEEDDDFDPRRIAGTSRGAIPKTLEAPAERPKKIPSSRTYFCIKSILKQHRRRYTLVTPEELQNLVGLEQNGDVASTSRGCNPQCCGAHWERIDVNSNTLENGMPRRGQQLFQGSLDSLSSGRLSEAPSMHKRDSSRTLIFASPIQEICPSDPFGGRTLVPSENPPDYEDALDLPVLSRLKRSFTERETRTPGAGVRKHHRTFSIEPEYLFSGNRGVERRCQGDGMPYDVVIPVQNSRVIMPSQYRRTVSEDGASGSSGCCREQEPESGGRLSRLTRSLTERTSSRRNGDRDFRRSLTDRIEFSRNRPGSRKVNINMETSL; this comes from the exons ATGCGTTTTGCACAAataattagaattttcaacaaatgcAATTTCCGAAATTTGAGTTTAACTGAATTTACGAAGCAGAGCTGCAGTTTGAAAACgatttataaaaacaaaactagGTTTCTTCTTACGGTCCATCGTAATTCCTTGACTTTTCCCAACAGACGAAATTCGTCACATTGTTTAACCAGAATACCGTCAATCGATCGAATTATTaccaataaatattatttcctCTTTCAGGTTGTTATTGACTTTTTGAAGTACCCGATTACTAGTACAAAACACGTCTCGCCATGCGACGACGGCTACGTTTACATACCG GTGGCATTCATGGGCATGCTGTACCTCGTCTACTTGGTCGAGTGTTACCACTCGCCGATAAGGATCGACCTTTTGCACGCGAGGAGCCAGGACAGCATACTCACGAAATTAGCACAGCTCAAGATGGCCAAGGCGACGATATGGTGGAAGGCGATATCTTATCACTACGTCCGCAGGAAACGCCAGATAACGAGGTACAGGAACGGTGACAACTACACCACGACTCAG GTCTATTACGAGAGGGTGAACACCCACGCTGCAACCTCGTTTTACTTCTACGGTTACTGCGGCGTCAAGGACATCAGCAAGGAGTTACTCCTGGACCCGAAATTGCCGATAACGAAAATATCCCTTACGAAGGGGTTCGCCTTTTCGAACATGAGGTCAGCGACCGAATTCGAGGAGGCGAGGTCGAGATTCTTCGCTGAACAG GAGCACAGGGACGACTACATGGAGATGCGGGAGGGCCTGGATCTGGGCTACAACTTCAACCCAACCTCCCTTGTTGCTGTCCTCGGAAAACCCTGGTTCACAAACGCTTACGTCTACTGGAGTCTGAGCGCCCTTCTCCTCAGCTGGCCCTTAAGGATCATCATCGAGTGCAACACGCAGTACACCGATTACCAA ATCACAAAACTCTTTGGCGTCAACTACGACGCACCGACCGCAAACGGACAACCGATTCACGCTTCGTCGAGCCAGCTCAGCGCTCCTGGTTCGTACATGCTGGTTCCGAGCTACAGCGAGGCTCTGCTGATGGAACCGGCACCGGTTCCGGTTCGTTCCGGAGTCAGCGAGGAGCCTGCAACAGACATGGTGCCCAGCTACTCGGAGGCGCTACTGTACGAGAGGGCGTACGACCTCCAGGGTGAAGTGAGGGTCGAGCAGTGCCCGGAGGCGGCTGGCGGTTCCTCGGGAGGAGGCTGCGAGTGTCCGTGTCACGGACAAGTTTGCGAGGCGGGGATTCCCGGCGGGAGCAACCGAAGCTCGATGGAGGTGCCGGAGGAGGCGCAGGACAACTGCTCGGTCGGTAATATCGGCAGGCCCTGTTCGAGCTGCAGCGAGGAGCCGATGAGCGTCGGGCATCCGGATCCCGTGCCCAGGCTGATCGGCGGAGGGTCGAGTCGCGGCTCGGCCGAGGCGCTGAGCCAAGGTTCGGAATCGACAAGAGCGGGCCCGCAGGAGAAGCCGCGGCATATCCCGAGGGAGAACTCGGAACCGAACCTAAGGACGAGCTCCGACCAGCTCTTCTGCGGTAGTGTTCCAGTCTTTGGTCGCGGGGCGGCGCGGCTCAGCCTGGAGAACATCCTCGAGCACGATGAGACCGTTGAGTCGGACTTCGGCACCCGGGCTGAGGCCCTGATCCTTGAGGAGGATGACGATTTCGACCCGAGACGTATCGCCGGTACGAGTCGCGGCGCGATTCCGAAAACCCTCGAAGCCCCCGCTGAGCGCCCGAAAAAGATACCCAGCTCCAGGACCTACTTCTGCATCAAGTCCATCCTCAAGCAGCACCGTCGGCGATACACTCTCGTCACACCCGAGGAACTCCAGAACCTCGTTGGCCTCGAGCAGAACGGCGATGTCGCATCTACCAGCCGCGGATGCAACCCTCAATGCTGCGGCGCTCATTGGGAGAGGATCGACGTCAACTCCAACACCCTGGAGAATGGCATGCCGCGCAGGGGGCAGCAGCTATTTCAGGGCAGCCTCGACAGCCTCAGTTCAGGACGCCTCAGCGAGGCCCCATCTATGCACAAACGGGACAGCTCGCGTACCCTTATTTTCGCCAGTCCCATTCAGGAGATATGCCCCAGCGATCCGTTCGGCGGAAGGACCTTAGTGCCCAGCGAAAATCCACCGGACTACGAGGATGCCCTGGATCTTCCTGTTCtctccagactcaagcg GTCCTTCACGGAGCGTGAGACGCGAACCCCGGGGGCCGGGGTCCGGAAACACCATCGTACGTTCAGCATAGAGCCGGAGTACTTATTCTCGGGGAACCGGGGAGTCGAGAGGCGCTGTCAGGGTGACGGAATGCCCTACGACGTAGTAATCCCGGTACAGAATAGCAGAGTCATAATGCCGAGTCAGTATCGGCGGACAGTTTCGGAGGACGGAGCTTCCGGTTCGAGCGGTTGCTGCCGGGAGCAAGAGCCGGAATCCGGGGGCCGTCTTTCGAGGCTGACGCGTTCCCTGACGGAGAGAACGTCGTCGAGGAGAAACGGGGATCGTGACTTCCGGAGGAGCCTGACGGACAGGATCGAGTTTTCGAGGAATCGTCCAGGGAGCAGAAAGGTCAATATAAACATGGAAACCTCTTTATAA